One window from the genome of Brachyspira hampsonii encodes:
- a CDS encoding RNA polymerase sigma factor → MSSAMAYEDNIDAFKTGNEEAYKELIEMYKKPLFNLVYSIISNKDEAEEIVQDVFVSFYIKRESFEGRSKIYTWLYRVSFNRAVDHIRKKEREKKYRLKEYRNSEVQESGNDDSIHRIILAEALEKLEDDFRIPLMMAEYENYSYNEISEKLDLPVNTVRTRIFRARKKLLAIMKKMGVSL, encoded by the coding sequence ATGAGCAGTGCTATGGCTTACGAAGATAATATAGATGCATTCAAAACAGGTAATGAGGAAGCTTACAAAGAGCTTATAGAAATGTATAAAAAACCATTATTCAATTTGGTTTATTCTATCATTTCTAATAAAGATGAGGCAGAAGAAATTGTACAGGATGTTTTTGTAAGTTTTTATATAAAAAGAGAAAGTTTTGAGGGCAGAAGTAAAATATATACTTGGCTTTATAGAGTTTCTTTTAACAGAGCTGTTGATCATATAAGAAAAAAAGAAAGAGAAAAAAAATACCGCTTAAAAGAATATAGAAATTCTGAAGTACAGGAATCTGGAAATGACGACAGCATACATAGAATCATATTGGCTGAGGCATTGGAAAAATTGGAAGATGATTTTAGAATTCCGCTTATGATGGCTGAATACGAAAATTATTCTTACAATGAAATATCTGAAAAATTGGATCTGCCGGTTAATACTGTTAGAACCAGAATATTCAGAGCTAGAAAAAAACTTTTGGCTATTATGAAAAAAATGGGGGTGAGCTTATGA
- a CDS encoding flagellin — translation MIINNNISALNANRQLNLTGNSMTKTIAQLSSGMRINTAGDDASGLAVSEKMRSQYRGLQQATRNAQNGISFIQTTEGYLNETTNIMQRMRELAIQSANGIYSDSDRALIQVEVNQLVAEVDRIASQAEFNKMNMLTGRFAADAQTPMTFHIGANMDQRVSVNIGAMTAANLQVGGDTPISISSVETANQALGRIDEGIQMVVAQRAELGAVQNRMESMVKSLMIATENTIASESVIRDADMAQAMVAYTREQILQQTGAAMLANANMKNQSIMRIIG, via the coding sequence ATGATTATCAACAATAATATTTCTGCATTAAATGCAAACAGACAATTGAATTTAACAGGAAATTCAATGACTAAAACAATAGCACAACTTTCTAGCGGTATGAGAATTAATACTGCAGGAGATGATGCTTCTGGATTAGCTGTATCTGAAAAAATGCGTTCACAATACCGTGGTTTACAACAAGCTACTAGAAATGCTCAAAACGGTATATCTTTCATTCAAACAACTGAAGGTTATTTAAATGAAACTACTAACATTATGCAAAGAATGAGAGAATTAGCTATTCAATCTGCTAACGGTATTTATTCTGACAGTGACAGAGCTTTAATTCAAGTAGAAGTTAACCAATTAGTAGCTGAAGTTGACAGAATCGCTTCTCAAGCTGAATTCAACAAAATGAACATGTTAACAGGTCGTTTCGCTGCTGATGCTCAAACTCCTATGACTTTCCACATCGGTGCTAATATGGATCAAAGAGTATCTGTTAATATAGGTGCTATGACTGCTGCTAACTTACAAGTTGGAGGAGATACTCCTATTTCTATTTCTTCTGTAGAAACTGCTAACCAAGCTTTAGGAAGAATAGATGAAGGTATACAAATGGTAGTAGCTCAAAGAGCTGAATTAGGTGCTGTTCAAAACAGAATGGAATCTATGGTAAAAAGTTTAATGATCGCTACTGAAAACACTATTGCTTCTGAAAGTGTTATCAGAGATGCTGATATGGCTCAAGCTATGGTTGCTTATACTCGTGAACAAATCTTACAGCAAACAGGTGCTGCTATGTTAGCTAATGCTAATATGAAAAACCAATCTATAATGAGAATTATTGGATAA
- a CDS encoding M28 family peptidase, translating to MKFITTAMIIMLFMLNSCSSANANTDNKINTNFYFNAENAYDYIKAQTDLGPRNYGSEAHKKVREFFKQEISNMGYEVFSHNFQAPYIKERNGENIYAFLKGKTDDYVIITSHFDSRSVAEKDPIQFNRNKPISGANDGASSSGVLLELMKALKNYNDLPYSVCFILFDLEDDGNLFDVEGNSLIETDWIQGSIAFVNEVITRDKIIDKQKIKFGILLDMVGSKNAKFKYESFAHTYYSPIYNKVWQYANDLGYGEYFIDEHYGTIVDDHTPFLIEKIPFIDVIDMGYPFHHTSQDTIDKLDKKTLEAVGKTIEYSIKNADKIY from the coding sequence ATGAAATTTATAACAACAGCTATGATTATAATGCTTTTTATGCTTAATTCATGCAGCAGTGCAAATGCAAATACTGATAATAAAATAAATACTAATTTCTATTTTAATGCTGAAAATGCATACGATTATATAAAAGCTCAGACTGATTTAGGACCTAGAAACTACGGAAGCGAAGCTCATAAAAAGGTAAGAGAGTTTTTTAAACAAGAAATTTCTAATATGGGTTATGAAGTTTTTAGTCATAATTTTCAAGCACCATACATAAAAGAAAGAAACGGAGAAAATATATACGCATTTCTTAAAGGAAAGACAGATGATTATGTAATTATTACAAGTCATTTTGATAGCCGTTCTGTGGCAGAAAAAGACCCTATACAATTCAATAGAAATAAACCTATAAGCGGGGCCAATGACGGAGCAAGCAGCAGCGGAGTATTACTAGAACTTATGAAGGCTTTAAAAAATTATAATGATTTGCCTTACAGTGTATGCTTTATACTATTTGACTTGGAAGATGATGGAAATTTATTTGATGTAGAAGGCAATTCATTAATAGAAACTGACTGGATACAGGGAAGCATTGCATTCGTAAATGAAGTTATTACAAGAGATAAAATAATCGATAAACAAAAAATAAAATTTGGAATTCTTCTTGATATGGTTGGAAGCAAAAATGCCAAATTCAAATATGAAAGTTTTGCTCATACATATTATTCTCCAATATATAATAAAGTTTGGCAGTATGCAAACGATTTAGGATACGGAGAATATTTTATTGATGAACACTATGGAACTATAGTAGATGATCATACACCATTTCTAATTGAGAAAATACCTTTTATTGATGTTATAGATATGGGATATCCTTTTCATCATACATCGCAGGATACTATAGATAAATTAGATAAAAAAACTTTGGAGGCTGTAGGAAAAACTATAGAATACTCTATAAAGAACGCCGATAAAATTTATTAA
- a CDS encoding Spy/CpxP family protein refolding chaperone — translation MNKIFYTISLILLLSLSILAQPGPKGPGPHGPGYGRNRRGGEFDKRLGHDPLQFFRKIGIILTEEQADRMYDIAIRFITEEEPIRLEIERIDNSIRLELMKDNTNREVIKNLIRQKKEQEALRDYLRIVRDLDIIDVLTPEQKAQLNSRMMR, via the coding sequence ATGAATAAAATATTTTATACTATATCGTTGATATTATTGTTATCTTTGTCAATTTTGGCACAACCGGGACCTAAAGGTCCTGGTCCTCATGGTCCTGGATATGGAAGAAACAGAAGAGGCGGAGAATTTGATAAAAGATTAGGACATGATCCTTTACAATTTTTTAGAAAAATTGGTATAATTCTAACTGAAGAACAAGCTGATAGAATGTATGATATAGCCATCAGATTCATCACAGAAGAAGAACCTATAAGATTAGAAATAGAAAGAATTGATAACAGTATAAGATTAGAATTAATGAAAGATAATACTAACAGAGAAGTAATTAAAAATCTGATAAGACAGAAAAAAGAGCAGGAAGCTTTAAGAGATTATTTAAGAATAGTCAGAGATTTAGATATTATAGATGTTCTTACTCCAGAGCAAAAAGCTCAGCTAAACAGCCGTATGATGAGATAG
- a CDS encoding zf-HC2 domain-containing protein, translating into MKNNHEYYEMLISRYKDNDLDANEIFEMEKHLASCKSCQKFKDELNSMSSILLGKSNIKIDKKPVSIFNKKRVIASISSIAAALLIFGAVSAIYNNNNNITSNSDDTPTLMASDMNNNSVITTSADDYNTQEDYAPLSSYFTYSDIDDENDSLDDNNSEISIMSAYIYYMGK; encoded by the coding sequence ATGAAAAATAATCATGAATATTATGAAATGCTTATTAGCAGATATAAGGACAATGATTTAGATGCTAATGAAATCTTTGAAATGGAGAAACATTTAGCTTCTTGCAAATCTTGTCAGAAATTCAAAGATGAATTAAATTCTATGTCATCTATACTTCTAGGAAAATCAAATATAAAAATTGATAAAAAGCCTGTAAGTATATTTAATAAAAAGAGAGTCATAGCATCTATAAGTTCAATAGCGGCTGCTTTACTCATATTCGGAGCTGTTAGTGCAATATATAACAATAATAATAATATTACAAGCAATTCAGATGATACCCCAACATTAATGGCTTCTGATATGAATAACAATTCTGTAATAACAACTAGTGCAGATGATTATAATACACAAGAAGATTATGCACCTTTATCAAGCTATTTTACATATAGCGATATTGATGATGAAAATGATTCATTAGATGATAATAATTCAGAAATCTCTATAATGTCTGCATATATTTATTATATGGGTAAATAA
- a CDS encoding tRNA (cytidine(34)-2'-O)-methyltransferase, which produces MAQKKINDNFNITIALYRPEIPANTGNIGRLCVGLNIPLHIVSKPSFIISSKEVKRAGLDYWWNLQLVKHENENTFLDYCNSNNKRIVPITKFGKNRYDEFEYQNNDILLFGRESTGLRESLWENDLENSVYIPMSDNIRSINVSNTAAIVAYEAYRHIILSNN; this is translated from the coding sequence ATGGCTCAAAAAAAAATAAATGATAATTTTAATATAACTATAGCATTATATCGTCCGGAAATACCTGCAAACACAGGAAACATTGGAAGATTATGCGTTGGACTTAATATACCTTTGCATATAGTATCAAAACCTTCTTTTATAATAAGCTCGAAAGAAGTAAAACGTGCCGGACTTGATTATTGGTGGAATCTGCAATTAGTAAAACATGAAAATGAAAATACATTTTTAGATTACTGTAATAGCAATAATAAAAGAATAGTTCCAATTACAAAGTTCGGAAAAAACAGATACGATGAGTTTGAATATCAGAATAATGATATACTTCTATTCGGCAGAGAATCAACAGGACTTAGAGAATCATTATGGGAAAATGATTTAGAAAACTCTGTATATATACCAATGAGTGATAATATTCGTTCCATAAATGTATCAAATACTGCGGCTATAGTTGCTTATGAGGCATATAGGCATATTATTTTAAGTAATAATTAA
- the purM gene encoding phosphoribosylformylglycinamidine cyclo-ligase, whose translation MGVSYKDSGVSREEGYKAVALMKEVVSKTMHSNVLNNIGSFGALYELGKYNNPVLVSGTDGVGTKLEIAFSMKKYDTVGIDAVAMCVNDVLCHGAKPIFFLDYLACGRLNGETAALIVKGIADGCYDAGAALIGGETAEMPGFYKDGDYDIAGFCVGVVEKDKIIDGSKVSEGDSIIGIASSGFHSNGFSLIRKLVRDYNAVYEGEKIGETLLIPTKIYVKKVLPLLEKYNIKGMAHITGGGLIENVPRSVAKGYKAVIKKDSFNTPNIFNYIQYLGNIKEEEMYNTFNMGIGFVIIASKEDKDNIINDLKEQNESAYEIGYIAKNDNEDKSDICLE comes from the coding sequence ATGGGAGTTTCTTATAAAGACAGCGGAGTCAGCAGAGAAGAAGGCTATAAAGCTGTAGCTCTGATGAAAGAAGTTGTATCTAAAACTATGCATTCAAATGTACTTAATAATATAGGAAGTTTCGGTGCTTTGTATGAACTTGGTAAATATAATAATCCTGTACTTGTATCAGGAACTGACGGAGTGGGAACTAAATTAGAGATAGCATTTTCTATGAAGAAGTATGATACTGTTGGAATAGATGCTGTTGCTATGTGCGTTAATGATGTGCTTTGTCATGGTGCTAAGCCGATTTTCTTTTTAGATTATCTTGCTTGCGGAAGATTAAATGGAGAGACAGCTGCTTTAATAGTAAAAGGTATAGCAGACGGATGTTATGATGCGGGGGCTGCTTTAATAGGCGGCGAAACTGCGGAAATGCCGGGTTTTTATAAAGACGGAGATTATGATATAGCTGGTTTTTGTGTTGGTGTTGTGGAGAAAGATAAAATTATTGACGGCTCTAAAGTCAGCGAGGGCGATTCTATCATAGGTATTGCATCTTCAGGATTTCATAGTAATGGATTTTCTTTGATAAGGAAACTTGTACGAGATTACAATGCTGTATATGAAGGTGAAAAAATAGGAGAAACTCTTTTAATACCTACTAAAATATATGTAAAAAAAGTTTTGCCTTTATTAGAAAAATATAATATTAAAGGCATGGCACATATTACAGGCGGCGGTTTAATAGAAAATGTTCCGCGTTCTGTTGCTAAGGGATACAAAGCTGTAATTAAAAAGGATAGTTTTAATACTCCTAATATATTTAATTATATTCAGTATTTAGGTAATATAAAAGAAGAAGAGATGTATAATACTTTTAATATGGGGATTGGATTTGTTATAATAGCTTCTAAAGAGGATAAAGATAATATTATAAATGATTTGAAAGAACAAAATGAATCTGCTTATGAAATTGGGTATATTGCTAAAAATGATAATGAGGATAAGAGTGATATATGCTTAGAGTAG
- the purN gene encoding phosphoribosylglycinamide formyltransferase, with translation MLRVAVLISGGGSNLKSLIDAQDNDYYKIDIVIADRDCGGLNIAENAGIKALLLDRKIYKKDLFKKIDEKLSNIDLVVLAGFLSIVDSDFIKKWEGKIINIHPSLLPKYGGKGMYGIHVHEAVIANKEKESGCTVHYVTDTIDGGDIIMQAKVSVKEDDTADILQKRVLVEEHKLLPTTVKKLSKI, from the coding sequence ATGCTTAGAGTAGCTGTTTTAATTTCGGGCGGAGGAAGTAATTTAAAATCTTTGATAGATGCTCAGGATAATGATTATTATAAAATAGATATAGTTATTGCTGATAGGGATTGCGGGGGATTGAATATTGCCGAAAATGCTGGAATAAAAGCTTTATTATTAGATAGAAAAATATACAAAAAAGATTTATTTAAAAAAATAGATGAAAAACTTTCTAATATAGATTTAGTTGTGTTAGCTGGATTTTTATCAATAGTAGATAGTGATTTTATAAAAAAATGGGAAGGAAAAATTATTAATATTCACCCATCTCTTCTTCCTAAATATGGCGGAAAGGGAATGTATGGTATTCATGTGCATGAGGCAGTAATTGCAAATAAGGAAAAGGAATCAGGATGTACTGTTCATTATGTTACTGATACTATAGACGGAGGGGATATTATAATGCAGGCTAAAGTATCTGTAAAAGAAGATGATACTGCTGATATTTTACAAAAAAGAGTATTAGTAGAAGAACATAAATTGCTTCCTACTACTGTGAAAAAACTTTCTAAAATATGA
- the infB gene encoding translation initiation factor IF-2, protein MSQKNENNEKNLNQESSAADNKPKVIIKKNNASNNNNDDNQAAAAVKKVKKVIVKKKIIIHNKSDKPYAQKQDNNNNNTPEKNNIAKENRDNKESKGKHYSHNRDNKDFKESKSYKDSPAIEVPVEDVSSFKKDNKKDNKKRDYDKKDKEYDKKSSQKDSKAEAVQRQENKIFNKLQAKKRQQEQRLASVEKEISIMETITVGDLAKKMNLRASDIISKLMGMGTMARVNDIIDSDTATIIADDFGCKVNVISLQEEATIEVKEDREEDLKPRPPVVTIMGHVDHGKTSLLDAIRHSNITSKESGGITQNIGAYKVKMPSGEIAFIDTPGHAAFTMMRARGAKSTDIVILVVASDDGVMPQTIEALNHAKEANVPIIVAVNKMDLPNATMDKVKAALSEYGLTPEEWGGDTQYIGVSALTKQGINELLEAIILQAEMLELKANPNREAIGIVLEASLDQGRGPVGTVLVQNGTLKIGDYFVCGLSVGKVRAMVNDLGQRVTKALPSTPVEVLGFEKTPEAGESFNVMLDEKEAKAIADKRVQLKQQEALKANVKVTLENLYEKIASDAMKEFKVIIKADVQGSAEALRDALSKIQSDKIRFVSIYSASGAVTESDVNLAHASNAIIIAYRVRPSGKAKELAEKLGIPIERYDIIYEAIEAIQNAMKGSLERIKKEVDIGTVEVRDVFHVPKVGTIAGCYVTSGKIERNAGVRVMRDNVLIYTSKISSLRRIKDDVKEVASGYECGASIENFNDIKKGDLLEIFKIEEIAQDL, encoded by the coding sequence ATGTCTCAAAAAAATGAGAATAATGAAAAAAATTTAAATCAGGAAAGTTCTGCAGCTGATAATAAACCTAAAGTTATTATAAAAAAAAATAATGCATCTAATAACAATAATGATGATAATCAAGCTGCAGCAGCTGTTAAGAAAGTAAAAAAAGTTATAGTAAAAAAGAAAATAATAATACATAATAAATCTGATAAGCCTTATGCTCAGAAACAGGATAATAATAATAACAATACTCCTGAAAAAAATAATATAGCAAAAGAAAATAGAGATAATAAAGAATCAAAAGGTAAACATTATTCTCATAATAGGGATAATAAAGATTTTAAAGAAAGTAAATCATATAAAGATTCTCCTGCTATAGAAGTTCCTGTAGAAGATGTATCATCATTCAAGAAAGATAATAAAAAAGATAATAAGAAAAGAGATTACGATAAAAAAGATAAAGAATACGATAAGAAATCATCTCAAAAAGATTCTAAAGCAGAAGCAGTTCAAAGGCAGGAAAATAAGATATTTAATAAACTTCAGGCTAAAAAACGTCAGCAGGAACAAAGACTTGCAAGTGTTGAAAAAGAAATCAGCATAATGGAAACAATTACTGTAGGCGATTTAGCTAAAAAGATGAATTTAAGAGCTTCTGACATAATATCCAAACTTATGGGTATGGGTACTATGGCTAGAGTTAATGATATAATTGATTCTGATACAGCTACAATTATAGCAGATGATTTTGGATGTAAAGTTAATGTTATATCTTTGCAGGAAGAGGCTACTATAGAAGTAAAAGAAGATAGAGAAGAAGATTTAAAACCTCGTCCTCCTGTTGTAACAATAATGGGTCATGTTGACCATGGTAAAACTTCTCTTCTTGATGCTATAAGACATAGTAATATTACATCAAAAGAAAGCGGCGGAATAACTCAAAATATAGGTGCTTACAAGGTAAAAATGCCTAGCGGTGAGATAGCTTTTATTGATACTCCCGGACACGCAGCATTCACTATGATGAGAGCTAGAGGAGCAAAAAGTACAGATATAGTAATACTTGTTGTTGCTTCAGATGACGGAGTTATGCCGCAGACAATAGAAGCCCTAAATCATGCTAAAGAGGCTAATGTACCTATAATAGTTGCGGTTAATAAAATGGATTTGCCTAATGCTACTATGGATAAGGTAAAAGCAGCATTGTCTGAATACGGACTTACCCCAGAAGAATGGGGAGGAGATACTCAGTATATAGGTGTTAGTGCTTTAACTAAACAGGGTATTAATGAATTATTAGAAGCTATTATACTTCAGGCAGAAATGCTTGAATTAAAGGCTAATCCTAATAGAGAGGCTATTGGTATAGTTTTAGAGGCCTCACTAGATCAGGGAAGAGGACCTGTAGGTACTGTACTTGTTCAAAATGGTACTCTAAAAATCGGAGACTATTTTGTATGCGGTCTTTCTGTAGGTAAAGTTAGAGCTATGGTTAATGATTTGGGTCAGAGAGTTACAAAGGCTTTGCCTTCTACTCCTGTTGAGGTTTTAGGATTTGAAAAAACTCCTGAGGCTGGAGAGTCATTTAATGTTATGCTTGATGAAAAAGAAGCTAAGGCTATAGCTGATAAGAGAGTTCAGTTAAAACAGCAGGAGGCTTTGAAGGCTAATGTTAAAGTTACTTTGGAAAACCTTTATGAGAAAATAGCTTCTGATGCTATGAAAGAGTTTAAGGTTATAATAAAAGCTGATGTTCAGGGAAGTGCTGAGGCTTTGAGAGATGCTTTAAGTAAAATACAAAGTGATAAAATAAGATTTGTTTCAATATATAGTGCATCAGGTGCCGTTACCGAAAGCGATGTAAACTTAGCTCATGCATCTAATGCTATTATTATAGCTTATAGAGTTCGTCCTTCAGGAAAGGCCAAAGAATTAGCTGAAAAACTCGGCATACCTATAGAAAGATATGATATAATCTATGAAGCAATAGAAGCTATTCAGAATGCTATGAAAGGTTCTCTTGAAAGAATTAAAAAAGAAGTTGATATTGGTACTGTTGAGGTGAGAGATGTATTCCATGTACCTAAAGTTGGTACTATTGCCGGATGTTATGTAACTAGCGGAAAAATAGAAAGAAATGCCGGTGTAAGAGTCATGAGAGATAATGTACTTATTTATACAAGCAAAATTTCTAGCTTAAGAAGAATTAAAGATGATGTTAAAGAAGTTGCAAGCGGTTATGAATGCGGTGCCTCTATAGAAAATTTTAATGATATTAAGAAAGGCGATTTACTTGAGATATTTAAGATTGAGGAAATAGCTCAGGATTTATAA